From the Pyrinomonadaceae bacterium genome, one window contains:
- a CDS encoding UvrD-helicase domain-containing protein, producing the protein MTDFLSQLNPQQREAVTTGDGPLLILAGAGSGKTRVIANRIAYLIAERGVWPRNILAVTFTNKAAEEMRKRVSKLIEGLEIGSTPLISTFHSLCVRILRRDIEALDAGYTRSFTIYDQDDTVRLTRNCIRDLGIDDKQLAPRSVHAAISAAKNRGEDAEAFAAKAQYVDERRASIARVFQLYEERLHKNNALDFDDLLIKTVRLLRDVQQVRERYNDRFEYLLVDEYQDTNQLQFALIRLLTEHHQNICVVGDPDQSIYRWRGADIKNILKFEEHFPSAKVIRLEENYRSTQNILALASGVIKHNIERKEKALWTQNPAGEKIRYYQALDADVEARFVAGKIQEHLRADRDVRTAVLYRTNSQSRVFEEAMRRAGLPYNIVGGFSFYERMEVRDIIAYLKLALNPNDSIALQRVINTPPRGIGKVTLDEIEIRAREAGKSYWDAISELLSEGDRLSPRAITSLTNFQRIIRELGAKAKDFGATAEGASEIESTSPVSDLVKAAIIETGYENALKSEDSEESEGRLENLQELVNAAVDYDEQGPDGIREFIDHSALVADTDQYKADVPVTLMTAHSAKGLEFPVIFIVGLEDGLFPHSRSLSDSSDIEEERRLCYVAMTRAERFLYVTHAVKRRVYGEELASEPSQFLNEMPLELIEDLSHGRSWLSFARGSTGVGDGQLAAHRENKARARYEGKTYDSAQSVADFFKTRAARMGQPENFRSPRKPEQTAQSSPAADALPGSYVRHAKYGRGLVLRREGSGDQTKLTVSFPGYGQKKLVEKYAGLEKA; encoded by the coding sequence ATGACTGACTTTCTCTCGCAACTCAATCCCCAGCAACGCGAAGCGGTGACCACCGGCGATGGGCCGCTCCTGATTCTGGCGGGCGCAGGATCAGGGAAGACGCGCGTGATCGCTAACCGCATCGCTTATCTGATCGCGGAGCGCGGTGTCTGGCCGCGCAACATTCTCGCGGTCACTTTCACGAACAAAGCCGCTGAGGAAATGCGCAAACGCGTGAGTAAACTGATTGAAGGTTTGGAAATCGGCAGTACGCCGCTGATTTCGACTTTTCACAGTCTGTGCGTGCGCATTCTGCGCAGAGACATAGAGGCCCTGGATGCGGGCTACACGCGCTCGTTCACGATTTACGATCAGGATGACACGGTCCGTCTGACGCGAAACTGCATTCGCGACCTCGGCATCGATGACAAGCAACTTGCACCTCGTTCGGTGCATGCCGCGATCAGTGCCGCCAAGAATCGCGGCGAAGATGCTGAGGCGTTTGCGGCCAAAGCGCAGTACGTCGACGAACGCCGGGCCTCGATCGCGCGCGTGTTCCAGCTTTACGAAGAGCGTTTGCACAAGAACAATGCTTTGGATTTCGACGACCTATTGATTAAGACCGTGCGTTTGCTGCGCGATGTGCAGCAGGTGCGAGAACGCTACAACGATCGCTTTGAGTATTTACTTGTTGACGAATATCAGGACACAAACCAGCTTCAATTCGCGCTAATCCGGCTGCTCACTGAGCATCACCAGAACATCTGTGTGGTGGGAGATCCGGATCAATCAATTTATCGCTGGCGTGGCGCGGACATCAAAAACATTCTCAAATTTGAAGAGCATTTTCCGTCAGCGAAAGTGATTCGCCTCGAAGAGAATTATCGTTCAACCCAGAACATCCTCGCCCTCGCCAGCGGCGTGATCAAACACAACATCGAGCGCAAGGAAAAAGCGCTTTGGACTCAGAATCCGGCCGGCGAAAAGATTCGCTACTATCAGGCCCTCGATGCTGACGTGGAAGCGCGCTTTGTCGCCGGGAAGATTCAAGAGCATCTGCGCGCAGACCGCGATGTGCGCACCGCCGTGCTCTACCGCACCAATTCTCAATCGCGTGTGTTTGAAGAGGCGATGCGGCGCGCCGGTCTGCCATACAACATCGTGGGCGGCTTTTCGTTCTACGAACGAATGGAAGTGCGCGACATCATCGCGTATCTGAAGCTGGCACTGAATCCGAATGACTCGATCGCCTTGCAGCGGGTCATAAACACTCCGCCGCGCGGCATCGGGAAAGTAACGCTCGATGAAATTGAGATTCGCGCCCGCGAGGCCGGTAAGTCTTATTGGGATGCGATCTCGGAACTACTGAGTGAGGGCGATCGGCTCTCACCGCGCGCGATCACTTCGTTGACGAACTTCCAGCGCATCATTCGAGAGCTTGGCGCCAAAGCGAAAGACTTCGGTGCCACGGCCGAGGGGGCGTCTGAGATCGAATCAACCTCACCCGTTTCAGATCTGGTGAAAGCGGCAATCATCGAGACCGGCTACGAGAATGCTTTGAAGTCGGAAGACAGCGAGGAATCCGAAGGCCGGCTGGAAAACCTCCAGGAACTCGTCAACGCCGCGGTGGATTACGACGAGCAGGGGCCGGACGGCATTCGTGAGTTTATCGATCACTCAGCCCTGGTCGCCGACACGGACCAATACAAAGCTGACGTGCCTGTCACCCTGATGACTGCGCACTCGGCCAAGGGGCTCGAGTTCCCTGTCATTTTCATCGTCGGTTTGGAAGACGGTCTGTTCCCGCACTCGCGTTCGCTAAGCGACTCGTCGGACATCGAAGAAGAGCGCCGGCTCTGCTACGTGGCGATGACGCGAGCCGAACGGTTTCTATACGTAACGCACGCGGTGAAGCGGAGGGTGTACGGCGAAGAGCTCGCGTCTGAGCCCTCGCAGTTTCTCAACGAAATGCCGCTCGAGTTGATTGAAGATCTGTCCCACGGCCGGTCCTGGCTTTCCTTTGCTCGGGGCTCGACAGGGGTGGGCGACGGGCAATTGGCCGCTCATCGAGAGAACAAAGCGCGGGCCCGGTACGAAGGAAAGACCTACGACAGCGCGCAATCAGTGGCGGATTTTTTCAAGACCCGAGCGGCCCGCATGGGCCAGCCGGAGAACTTCCGATCTCCAAGAAAGCCTGAACAAACCGCGCAAAGCAGCCCGGCCGCGGACGCCCTGCCAGGGTCGTATGTGCGTCATGCGAAGTACGGACGGGGCTTAGTTCTGCGTCGGGAAGGCTCCGGCGACCAAACCAAGTTGACCGTCAGTTTTCCCGGCTACGGCCAGAAGAAATTGGTTGAAAAGTACGCCGGGCTGGAAAAAGCTTAA
- a CDS encoding 3D domain-containing protein: MKKLSIILGSAFGVLLVFSVISYAQKYMPQDPKPAVKQELVLEVAGQIPEDEPAPVEAPKPAPVAKLIDVIERPTETYSATAYSLRGRTASGQYVSRGLIAADPRHLPLGTRVRLDAGPWSGEYLVADTGGAIKGRKIDIWTPSTREALQFGRRNVKLTVLALPVKRSKTKATRARVVTTPPAEATTAKQ; the protein is encoded by the coding sequence TTGAAGAAGTTATCCATCATTCTGGGAAGCGCTTTTGGTGTGCTTCTCGTCTTTTCAGTAATTTCCTACGCCCAAAAGTACATGCCGCAAGACCCGAAGCCGGCCGTTAAGCAGGAGCTGGTTCTGGAAGTCGCGGGTCAAATCCCTGAGGACGAACCGGCGCCCGTTGAGGCGCCGAAGCCTGCCCCGGTAGCCAAGCTGATTGACGTTATCGAGAGGCCGACGGAAACCTACTCGGCCACCGCTTACAGCCTGCGCGGCCGGACGGCCAGCGGGCAGTACGTTTCGCGCGGATTGATTGCGGCCGACCCAAGACATCTGCCGCTTGGCACCCGTGTTCGACTGGATGCCGGGCCGTGGAGTGGCGAGTACCTGGTCGCCGACACCGGCGGCGCGATCAAGGGACGTAAAATCGACATCTGGACTCCATCAACACGGGAAGCCCTCCAGTTCGGTCGCCGTAATGTGAAGCTGACGGTCCTCGCGCTGCCGGTCAAACGCTCCAAGACAAAAGCGACGCGCGCGCGCGTGGTGACGACGCCACCAGCAGAGGCAACGACTGCGAAGCAGTAA
- a CDS encoding asparaginase, translating to MTNTDCAAPLVEVWRGSLIESLHRGHLVAVDSHGKTVAELGAPETVTFFRSSGKPFQAIPLITSGAADRFGFTDREIAIACGSHSGESLHVETVQSMLRKIGIGEDALKCGVHEPFSVDVARELTRKQQPPSVLQNNCSGKHAGMLAVAKHLGAPFESYDEPSHPVQQLILQTVSKFSAIPANHIVIGTDGCAAPVFGMPVRAMALMYARLVNPSADFEPSVQDAGRRIVNAMIQFPEMVGGTKDRLDTEMMRAGSGRLISKIGAEGVYTVGVLPCADWPDGLGFALKVEDGDDRRARPPAVIEALRQLAVLSDNEITALATYAPTPITNRRGDRVGEARAAFTLNVTRHK from the coding sequence GTGACCAACACAGATTGCGCAGCTCCTCTGGTCGAAGTGTGGCGCGGATCGCTTATCGAATCGTTGCACCGCGGTCACTTAGTCGCCGTCGATAGCCACGGCAAAACGGTGGCAGAACTCGGTGCGCCGGAAACGGTCACTTTCTTTCGCTCCTCAGGCAAACCATTCCAGGCAATCCCGCTAATCACTTCAGGCGCCGCCGATCGCTTTGGCTTTACTGACCGGGAGATTGCCATCGCCTGCGGATCTCACAGTGGGGAATCCCTTCATGTCGAAACCGTCCAATCGATGCTGAGGAAGATCGGCATAGGTGAAGACGCACTTAAGTGCGGCGTGCATGAGCCGTTTAGTGTCGACGTCGCGCGCGAACTCACCCGGAAGCAGCAACCGCCCAGCGTTCTGCAAAACAACTGTTCGGGTAAGCATGCAGGGATGCTTGCCGTTGCGAAGCACCTCGGCGCGCCGTTCGAGAGTTATGACGAGCCTTCACATCCGGTTCAGCAGTTGATTTTGCAGACTGTCTCGAAGTTTTCGGCCATTCCTGCGAATCACATTGTGATTGGAACGGACGGCTGCGCCGCTCCAGTTTTCGGCATGCCGGTGCGCGCGATGGCGTTGATGTATGCCCGGCTGGTGAATCCCTCGGCAGATTTCGAGCCGTCGGTGCAAGACGCTGGCCGCCGCATCGTCAATGCCATGATCCAGTTTCCGGAAATGGTCGGGGGCACTAAAGATCGCTTGGATACCGAAATGATGCGCGCCGGAAGTGGCCGTCTTATTTCGAAAATCGGCGCAGAAGGCGTGTACACAGTCGGCGTTTTGCCCTGTGCCGATTGGCCAGATGGGCTGGGTTTTGCACTAAAAGTCGAGGACGGCGACGACCGGCGTGCGCGACCGCCAGCCGTGATTGAAGCCCTCCGCCAACTGGCCGTTCTCAGTGATAACGAGATCACGGCGCTCGCGACGTACGCGCCAACGCCCATCACAAACAGAAGAGGTGATCGTGTTGGCGAGGCGCGTGCGGCGTTCACTCTCAACGTCACCCGTCACAAATGA
- a CDS encoding glycine--tRNA ligase: protein MSAPNIETIVSLAKRRGFVYPSSEIYGGLGSAWDYGPLGIELANNVRQAWWRWMVYERDDIEGLDSSIILNRLAWKYSGHEDTFSDPLVDCKECHSRWRADKLEGGKCPNCGSTNLTEPRPFNLMFRTHVGATSEDDPASLVYLRPETAQGIFINFLNVLNTSRRKLPFGVAQIGKSFRNEVTPGNFIFRTREFEQMEMEYFVKPGEDETSHQEWIDACNQWFQNIGISSANLRLYEQPKEELAHYAKRTVDIQYRFFPEREEDERQWDELMGIANRTDFDLKTHSKKPEDAEGKRLNPDSTDDLSYFDEQTKQRFYPYVIEPAAGVNRTVLALLMDAYSERTNDKGEMRVILKLHHSMAPIKVAVLPLAKNKPEIVGMAKAIKRSLQPVMRAVYDDTGGIGKLYARQDEIGTPFCVTVDHQSLEDEAVTVRDRDTWEQERVKVADLPTYLLQKFAPTPGESGQ from the coding sequence GTGTCTGCTCCAAACATCGAGACCATCGTTTCTCTGGCGAAGCGTCGCGGCTTCGTTTATCCATCTTCGGAAATCTACGGCGGCCTTGGCAGTGCGTGGGACTACGGGCCGCTGGGTATTGAGCTGGCCAACAATGTGCGCCAGGCATGGTGGCGCTGGATGGTTTACGAGCGCGACGACATCGAAGGCCTCGATTCGTCGATCATCCTGAATCGGCTGGCCTGGAAATATTCCGGACACGAAGATACGTTTAGCGATCCGCTGGTTGATTGTAAGGAATGTCATAGCCGTTGGCGCGCGGACAAACTCGAAGGCGGGAAGTGTCCGAACTGCGGCTCGACGAATCTCACCGAGCCCAGGCCTTTTAACCTCATGTTTCGCACGCACGTCGGTGCGACGTCGGAAGACGATCCCGCTTCTCTCGTCTATCTTCGTCCCGAAACCGCCCAGGGCATATTCATTAATTTTCTTAACGTGCTGAACACCAGCCGGCGCAAACTGCCTTTCGGTGTCGCGCAGATCGGTAAATCGTTTCGCAACGAAGTCACGCCCGGCAACTTCATCTTTCGCACGCGCGAGTTCGAACAGATGGAAATGGAATACTTCGTTAAGCCCGGCGAAGACGAAACTTCTCATCAGGAGTGGATCGACGCCTGCAATCAATGGTTCCAGAACATTGGCATCTCCAGCGCGAACCTGCGGTTATATGAACAACCGAAAGAAGAGTTAGCTCATTACGCAAAGCGCACGGTGGACATTCAGTACCGCTTCTTTCCTGAGCGTGAAGAAGACGAGCGTCAATGGGATGAGCTGATGGGCATCGCGAATCGCACCGATTTCGATCTGAAGACGCACTCAAAGAAACCTGAAGACGCAGAAGGCAAGCGGCTGAATCCGGATTCCACGGACGACCTTTCGTACTTTGACGAGCAGACGAAGCAGCGTTTCTATCCGTACGTAATTGAACCGGCCGCCGGCGTCAATCGCACAGTGCTGGCGCTCTTAATGGACGCCTATTCGGAAAGGACCAATGATAAGGGCGAGATGCGCGTCATTCTGAAGCTTCATCACTCGATGGCGCCAATCAAAGTTGCAGTCCTCCCGCTGGCCAAGAACAAACCCGAGATCGTCGGCATGGCGAAAGCCATCAAACGCTCTCTGCAGCCGGTTATGCGCGCGGTTTACGACGACACCGGCGGCATCGGCAAGCTGTATGCCCGACAGGACGAGATCGGCACGCCATTCTGCGTCACGGTCGATCACCAGTCGCTGGAAGATGAAGCGGTGACCGTACGTGATCGCGATACCTGGGAACAGGAGCGGGTGAAAGTTGCCGATCTGCCCACGTATCTGCTTCAGAAGTTCGCCCCAACGCCCGGAGAATCGGGGCAATAA